The proteins below are encoded in one region of Scleropages formosus chromosome 19, fSclFor1.1, whole genome shotgun sequence:
- the idi1 gene encoding isopentenyl-diphosphate Delta-isomerase 1 — translation MAARRACWVVRAVGSSVGSSAWSPHLACSRVAANPARRLFGVFGEAGTQGRMPAVNMEKLDPKQVQLLSEMCILTDGDDRRIGADTKKNCHLNSNIDKGLLHRAFSVFLFNSEEKLLLQQRSDAKITFPGCFTNTCCSHPLHTSMELEEQDAIGVRRAAQRRLQLELGIPTEQATPEEMIYLTRIHYKAQSDGIWGEHEIDYILVMQKDVELSPDPNEIKSHCYVTKEELKDMLRRAEKGELKITPWFGLIAETFLFQWWDNLHSLKKFMDHERIHRM, via the exons ATGGCCGCGCGACGCGCTTGCTGGGTGGTCCGAGCCGTGGGGTCCTCCGTGGGCTCGTCCGCCTGGAGTCCGCATTTGGCGTGCAGTAGGGTCGCAGCTAATCCTGCCAGACGTCTCTTCGG TGTGTTTGGGGAAGCAGGAActcagggcaggatgccagcaGTGAACATGGAGAAGCTGGATCCCAAGCAGGTGCAGCTGCTGTCTGAGATGTGCATCCTGACCGATGGGGACGATCGCAGGATCGGCGCTGACACGAAGAAGAACTGCCACCTCAACTCCAATATTGataaag GCTTATTGCATCGGGCCTTTAGCGTGTTCCTGTTCAACAGTGAAGAAAAACTTCTCCTGCAGCAACGGTCCGATGCCAAGATCACTTTTCCAG GTTGTTTTACCAACACCTGCTGCAGTCACCCCCTTCATACATCAATGGAGCTAGAAGAGCAGGACGCCATTGGGGTGAGGCGTGCTGCACAGAGGCGTCTCCAGCTGGAGCTGGGCATCCCTACGGAACAG gCAACCCCTGAGGAGATGATCTATCTGACCCGCATACACTACAAGGCGCAGTCAGATGGGATCTGGGGCGAGCACGAGATCGACTACATCCTGGTCATGCAGAAGGACGTCGAGCTGAGTCCAGACCCCAACGAGATCAAAAGCCACTGTTACGTCACAAAGGAGGagctcaaagacatgctgaGGAGGGCCGAGAAGGGCGAGCTGAAGATCACGCCCTGGTTCGGCCTCATCGCCGAAACGTTCCTCTTCCAGTGGTGGGACAATCTTCACAGTCTCAAGAAGTTCATGGATCACGAGAGGATCCATCGAATGTGA